The segment TTTACAAGTGCTTGTTGGGTGCTTGTTGTGTTGGCCGGTAAAATTGCTTCGATTGGTGTTTTTACAACAAAATCAGATGATTCTGAAGCTGGGTTTTCAATTCGATCGGGCGTCTGAGGCCGATTAGTGTTTGTTGTCTGGTTTGAAGATGAGCCATTATTGTTTGTTGATCCTGTAGAACCACTTGTATTCCCATTATTATTTGAAGAACTTGGTGGTCGTGAAGGATTTGTCGTATTTCCTGTAGTTGAATTTCCGTTGTTGTTGCCATTATTTCCCGAATTGCCAGTATTGCCATTATTACCACTATCCGGAATATCTGGAGTAACTGGCGTTGGCTCAGAAGAATCCGCCGTTTCTTCTTCTGGAGAGATTGGTTCAGAAGGGGAAGTTGACGACTCAAATTTTGCGGAGATCGTTAAATCAGTCACGCCGACTGTAAAAATTTGTTTGGTATAGTCGATTTCTTGCGCACCTTCGATTTTGACAGAAACTAATTGTTCATTCGTTTCAGGTGTGATCATATATGTAACTTTGGTTCCTTCTTTTAAGTCTTTGACTTTGCCAGACTTAGAAATCTCTAGAAAATCTTCTTCTGTGTACTCTCTTGTTTTGATCTCAGATTTTTCTTTCTCTTCATCAACGATCTTCAATTTGATTTTTTCACGTAAATTCCGAGCAATCGATAGCGTCCGAGTGGCTGTTTCGGTCGATTCTTCCGTTGATTCCTCTGGATTATCGGAAGAATCTGTTGAAGAACTTGATAGCGTGGAATCATTAGTACTTGAATCGGTCGTAGCTGAAGGTGACTCCGCAACGATCGTGCTTTCGGATGTCTGTGTTCGCCTGATTGTAGCAAATGCAGGCTGTGTAGATAACAAAGTTGGAGCAATCAGCCAAGATGCTGCAAGTAGGCGTATTGCTGTTTTTTTCTTCATAACGAAATACTCCTTTTCTTTTTCCACAGTTGCACTAATAAAGTTGCATCTGTTCTGTCAGTTGCTTGATTTCGTGAATATATTCAATCATGATTCACGAATAAAAAACAAATAAACATTGGACAAAAGTATTAAGTAGCTATTCATTTCGTTTGAACATTCATTGTTTGATGTACCCTATTTCATTTGTGGGGGCACAAATTTTGGGGGAAATGAGTACACTTACTATAAGTTTACCAAAGATTTATCAATTCTTCAAAACATTTCGTTAAATAACGAACGTAAAAAAAGCCTTGGTTGCTGGCTTTTTATGGAAGAAATAAAAATATAAAATAACGCATTATTTAAAAAACCAATGATAACAGGTTCAGTCATCATTGATTCGCAACAAATATTCGTGTTATTGAGGGGCGGAGAGATCGATCGATTGAGTTGAGGAACGTTGGATCAACTCTACGGGCAATAAAAGTTCTTCCCATGATTTATCAGGGTGTTGGATGCGTTCTAAGAGTAAACGAGCAGTCGCTTTACCTAACTCTAAAATGGGTTGAGCAATGGTCGTTAATTTAGGCTTCATGTATTCACACATATCAATATTATCATAGCCAATGATGCTATAATCTTCGGGAATGAGTTTATCATGCTCCGCTAATCCGCGATATACACCAAAAGCTAGTTCGTCATTCAATGCGAAAATCGCTGTAGTAGCAGAGGAAAGTAAATCAGGAACGATTTCATAGCCCCCTTTTTTTGAAAAGTGAGTAGGGAACCAATGAATCTGTTTCTCAGAATGATCCACATGTTTACACGCTGCTAAGAAACCATCTATCCGATTTTGGACATTTTGAGGTGTCTGTTGTGGATAGACTAAAGCAACTTCCTGATGACCTAAGCCTAGTAGATGCTCACCGGCTAAGTACCCACCTTGATAATCATCTGTTAAGACCGCATCACTAGAACCTTCTGCTTTTTTCTGATCTAATACGATAAATGGTTTCCCTTGTTTCTTCAAAGAAACTTGAAGGGCTTTCGTTGAGACAGCCGAAGAGGCAATAATAAACCCGTCGACACCACGTTGCGTCAACTCAAGTAAATAATCCGTTTCTTTTTGATGATCAAAATCTGCATTGCATAGAATCGTGACAAAATTTTGTTGGTAAAGATAGTCTTCGATCCCTTGCATCAACGTATTGAAAAAAGGATTGGTGATATCAGGGACAAGAACACCGATGGTTTTTGTTTTCTTTGTGATCATTTGACGTGCAATGTAATCGGGTTGGTAACCTAATTCGTCTCTTGCTTTTACTACTTTTTTGACCGTATCTGGATGGAATTTTGCTTCATTGCCATTCAAGATCAGTGAGACAGTTGCGATGGATACGCCTGAATGTTTCGCAACGTCTTTGATCGTCACTTTTTTCTTTGCCATTGCTATACTCCTATCTCTTTCTTAGTGTCATTTTCCCATGAATACGTAAAGAAGTAAATGATGATTCTGTGATATTCGTCATCTTGCACACCCTAGAACCGAATAAAAGGTATTCCAGAAGTAAAACTTCAATAATAAAATAAGCCAAAAAAATCAAAAAATGAAAAAGCCATTTTAGCTTTTCCACTCTTATTACTCAGTACTAATCGCTTCTCTCACGACCTCTTGTAAACGGTGTTCAAGGCGCAACACTTCGGACATAAGACAAAAAATAAAAAATGAAAGAACCATTTTCTATTTTTCTTTCTTATACCTCTGTGCTGAACGCGCCTTTCACGACCTCTTGTAAACGGTGTTCAAGGAACAGCACTTCGGACATAAGACAAAAAATAAAAAATGAAAGAACCATTTTCTATTTTTCTTTCTTATGCCACTGTGCTGAACGTGCCTTTCACGACCTCTTTTGAAAAGGTTTTTTTCACAACCTTTCATTTCAGTGTTAAAATATAAGAGATTTACCAAATAGATAAATAAACGGGAGAATGAAGGTGGAAGTTTTATGAAATATGTAGAAGTAAAAAATGAATTTAAGCGTTACCAGATGGGCGAAACAACGATTACAGCGAATGACGATATTTCATTCTCCATTGAAAAAGGAGAATTAGTGATTATTCTTGGGCCTAGTGGAGCAGGGAAATCAACGGTATTGAATATTTTAGGTGGGATGGATACACCGGATGAGGGACAGATCATTATTGATGAAACAGATATTGCTCAATTCAATGACAAACAATTAACGGCTTATCGCCGGACAGATGTTGGCTTTGTTTTTCAATTTTATAATCTTGTTCCTAACTTAACTGCAAAAGAAAATGTTGAATTGGCAACAGAAGTTTCGCCAAATGCGTTAGATCCTGTAGAAGTTTTGACACAAGTTGGGCTTGCGCACCGGTTGAATAATTTCCCATCACAATTATCAGGGGGCGAACAACAACGTGTGTCGATTGCACGAGCGCTTGCGAAAAACCCAAAATTATTACTTTGTGATGAACCAACTGGCGCATTGGATTTTGAAACAGGAAAACAAGTATTGAAATTGTTGCAAAATGCTAGTCGTGAACATGGCAATACCGTTTTGATCATTACACATAACTCGGCTTTAGCACCAATCGCTGACCGAGTAATCCATATCAACGATGCAAAAGTCCGTGCAGTCGAATTGAATGAACAGCCTTCATCTATCGATGAACTTGTTTGGTAAGGAGGTTTGCCATGAAAAATAGAACTTACCTCAAAGCAGGATTTCGTGAAATACGCCAATCAAAAGGCCGCTTTATCGCGATTATATTGATCATTTTACTCGGCACGCTCTTATATGTAGGCGTCAAGACAGCTGGTCCTGTGATGCAAAAAACGATGGATGAATATGTCAGGGCAGGTAAACTCTCTGATCTACAGATCGTTTCGACAGCAGGATTGACGAAAGAAGATGTTGCAGAAGCAGAAAAACTCTCAGATGTAACCGTTGAAACGGGCAAACAACTATATTACGCGAATGCCAATAAAAATGAAGTTGTCCAAGTATTCTCTTACGCTCCAGATATGAAACAAAATCAGTTGACGGTGATCGATGGTCGCTTGCCACAATCGGATGATGAACTTGTACTAGATGAGAAGGCAAAAAATCAAGGATACAGCATCGGTGACACCTACACGATTGAATCAGATGACTTGAAAGAGACGGCGTACAAGATTACAGGTTTTGTCCGCTCGCCGTTATTCATCAATAATTTAGAACGAGGTTTTGCAAATGTAGGGAACGGGAGTATTGATTACTTTGCCTATGTCCCACAAGATAATTTTAAAACAGATATCCAATCCGTATTATATCTCGACTTTGCAAATGTCGACGATTTAAATACGTACAGTGAAGAATACCAAGAAGAGATGGAAAAAAACATCGAAAAGCTGGAAGGGTTGTTTGAAGAGCGACCGCAGCAACGTTTAGAACAGCTGAAGCAAGAGGGCAAGGATGCTTTAGCCCCTGCAAAACAAGAAATCGCAGCCGGAAAATCACAAGTGGCTGATGCGAAAAGTCAATTAGAAGCAGCGAGAACGCAGATTGATCAACAACGTCAAGTCTTGGAGCAGTTACCTGAACCGCAGCGAACACCGGCATTGAGTGCTTT is part of the Enterococcus mundtii genome and harbors:
- the rbsR gene encoding ribose utilization transcriptional repressor RbsR, with amino-acid sequence MAKKKVTIKDVAKHSGVSIATVSLILNGNEAKFHPDTVKKVVKARDELGYQPDYIARQMITKKTKTIGVLVPDITNPFFNTLMQGIEDYLYQQNFVTILCNADFDHQKETDYLLELTQRGVDGFIIASSAVSTKALQVSLKKQGKPFIVLDQKKAEGSSDAVLTDDYQGGYLAGEHLLGLGHQEVALVYPQQTPQNVQNRIDGFLAACKHVDHSEKQIHWFPTHFSKKGGYEIVPDLLSSATTAIFALNDELAFGVYRGLAEHDKLIPEDYSIIGYDNIDMCEYMKPKLTTIAQPILELGKATARLLLERIQHPDKSWEELLLPVELIQRSSTQSIDLSAPQ
- a CDS encoding ABC transporter ATP-binding protein, translated to MKYVEVKNEFKRYQMGETTITANDDISFSIEKGELVIILGPSGAGKSTVLNILGGMDTPDEGQIIIDETDIAQFNDKQLTAYRRTDVGFVFQFYNLVPNLTAKENVELATEVSPNALDPVEVLTQVGLAHRLNNFPSQLSGGEQQRVSIARALAKNPKLLLCDEPTGALDFETGKQVLKLLQNASREHGNTVLIITHNSALAPIADRVIHINDAKVRAVELNEQPSSIDELVW